The Pseudomonas sp. FP2309 genome has a window encoding:
- the tssH gene encoding type VI secretion system ATPase TssH, which yields MAAHSTRLLRRLNPYCAQALSAAASLCQNRAHAHITIEHWLLKLLGQGDGDLTVIARRYEWDMETLWYGLLEHIDGLPRSVQSKPQLSEPLQQLIKNAWLRASLEGNNDSLRSVHLLSALMETPSLLVCEAAWPLLSLSEAQLQRLTVLLEQTSEERADLQGAGSLNDPATSSVEPSMLPANAVKKDDALQAVLDRFTQDLTAKAVDGKIDPVFGRDDEIRQVIDILSRRRKNNPLLVGEPGVGKTALVEGLALSIAHGTVPDSLKAVSVRTLDLGLLQAGAGVKGEFEQRLKTVIDAVQQSEQPILLFIDEAHTLIGAGNQAGGADAANLLKPALARGELRTVAATTWSEYKQYFERDAALERRFQMVKVDEPDDASASLMLRGLKGRYATHHGVHIQDAAVQAAVSLSRRYLTGRQLPDKAVDLLDTASARVRMSLDCEPQVLIRLSARQVALELERQALEQDQQLGGNGADERLAVIAAQHAELQRQYINLEQQYQQELDLALQLIDARQAQPPQRERCAQLKRQLSDVQGNQPLLSLDVDARSVAQVIADWTGVPLGSLLKNEQANLLLLEQQLGERVIGQAPALSAMAQRLRAAKTGLTDDKAPLGVFLLVGTSGVGKTETALALADSLFGGEKSLITLNLSEYQEAHSVSQLKGSPPGYVGYGQGGVLTEAVRQRPYSVVLLDEVEKAHRDVLNVFYQIFDRGFMRDGEGREIDFRNTVILMTSNLGSDLLQTCAQEQPDAPDSVLHQRLRPILREHFQPALLARFQTLIYRPLQADALKRIVAIKLAQVATRLQRHYGLECRIDDALNDALVAACLLPDSGARNIDSLLNEQILPVISQQLLERRAAQQRTHGVRLGYSDDDGISLHFTDVQDTAQPVALEV from the coding sequence ATGGCAGCCCATTCCACCCGCTTGCTTCGCCGTCTCAACCCTTACTGCGCCCAGGCATTGAGTGCAGCGGCGTCGCTGTGCCAGAACCGTGCGCACGCGCACATCACCATTGAGCACTGGCTGCTCAAGTTGCTGGGGCAGGGAGACGGTGATCTGACCGTGATCGCGCGTCGTTACGAGTGGGATATGGAAACGCTGTGGTACGGGCTGCTGGAGCATATCGATGGTCTGCCACGTAGCGTACAGAGCAAGCCGCAGCTGTCGGAACCGTTGCAGCAACTGATCAAGAACGCCTGGTTGCGGGCCTCGCTGGAAGGCAACAACGACAGCCTGCGCTCTGTCCACCTGCTGAGTGCGTTGATGGAAACCCCCAGCTTGCTGGTGTGTGAAGCCGCATGGCCCTTGCTCAGCCTCAGTGAGGCTCAATTGCAGCGGTTGACGGTGCTACTGGAGCAGACCTCCGAGGAGCGCGCCGACCTGCAGGGGGCAGGATCGTTGAACGATCCTGCAACGTCGTCGGTTGAGCCGTCCATGCTCCCTGCCAATGCCGTGAAAAAGGATGATGCGTTGCAGGCGGTGCTGGACAGATTCACTCAGGACCTTACCGCAAAGGCAGTGGACGGGAAGATCGACCCGGTGTTTGGTCGTGATGACGAAATCCGCCAGGTCATCGATATCCTCAGCCGTCGGCGCAAGAATAACCCGCTCCTGGTGGGCGAGCCTGGCGTTGGCAAAACGGCACTGGTCGAAGGCCTGGCGTTGAGCATCGCCCACGGCACGGTGCCGGACAGTCTCAAAGCGGTCAGCGTACGCACCCTTGACCTGGGATTATTGCAAGCTGGCGCAGGCGTCAAAGGCGAGTTCGAACAACGGCTGAAAACCGTGATCGACGCCGTGCAGCAATCCGAGCAACCGATACTGTTGTTCATTGACGAAGCTCACACACTGATCGGCGCCGGCAACCAGGCTGGCGGCGCCGACGCGGCCAACCTGCTCAAGCCCGCCTTGGCCCGTGGCGAGTTGCGCACTGTCGCTGCGACCACCTGGAGCGAGTACAAGCAGTATTTCGAGCGCGACGCGGCCTTGGAGCGGCGCTTCCAGATGGTCAAGGTCGATGAACCGGATGATGCCAGTGCCAGCCTGATGTTGCGCGGCCTCAAAGGGCGCTACGCCACCCATCACGGCGTGCACATTCAGGATGCGGCCGTGCAGGCTGCGGTCAGCCTGTCGCGGCGCTACCTCACCGGGCGCCAGCTGCCGGACAAAGCCGTCGACCTGCTGGACACCGCCAGCGCCCGGGTGCGCATGAGCCTGGACTGCGAACCGCAGGTATTGATTCGCTTGAGTGCCCGGCAAGTAGCGCTGGAACTGGAGCGCCAAGCCCTCGAGCAGGATCAGCAGCTTGGCGGCAACGGTGCTGATGAGCGCCTGGCAGTGATTGCCGCGCAACATGCCGAGCTGCAACGCCAGTACATCAATCTGGAGCAGCAATACCAGCAAGAGCTTGACCTGGCCCTGCAACTGATTGATGCGCGTCAGGCGCAGCCGCCGCAGCGCGAACGCTGCGCACAGTTGAAACGGCAGTTAAGCGATGTCCAGGGCAACCAGCCGCTGCTGTCGCTGGATGTCGACGCGCGTAGCGTGGCGCAAGTTATTGCCGATTGGACCGGGGTGCCACTGGGCAGTTTGCTCAAGAATGAACAGGCCAATCTGCTGTTGTTGGAGCAGCAACTGGGCGAGCGTGTCATCGGGCAGGCCCCGGCCCTGAGCGCCATGGCCCAGCGCCTGCGCGCGGCTAAAACCGGCCTCACCGATGACAAGGCGCCGCTGGGCGTGTTCCTGCTGGTCGGTACCAGCGGCGTGGGCAAGACCGAAACCGCCCTGGCCCTGGCCGACAGCCTGTTCGGCGGCGAAAAATCACTGATCACGCTCAACTTATCCGAGTACCAGGAAGCCCACTCCGTCAGCCAGCTAAAAGGCTCACCGCCCGGCTATGTCGGTTACGGCCAGGGCGGTGTGCTCACCGAAGCCGTGCGCCAACGGCCCTACAGCGTTGTGCTGCTCGACGAGGTGGAAAAGGCCCATCGCGACGTACTGAATGTGTTCTACCAAATCTTTGATCGCGGCTTCATGCGCGATGGCGAAGGACGCGAAATCGACTTTCGCAACACCGTCATTCTCATGACCTCCAACCTTGGCAGCGACCTGCTGCAAACCTGTGCGCAGGAACAACCGGATGCACCGGACAGCGTGCTGCATCAACGGCTGCGCCCGATCTTGCGCGAGCACTTCCAGCCCGCATTGCTGGCACGCTTTCAAACCCTCATCTATCGCCCGCTGCAAGCCGACGCACTCAAGCGCATCGTGGCGATCAAGCTGGCCCAGGTCGCCACGCGCCTGCAACGCCATTACGGACTGGAGTGCCGGATTGACGACGCCCTGAACGATGCGTTGGTTGCCGCCTGCCTCTTGCCCGATTCAGGCGCGCGCAATATCGACAGCCTGCTCAACGAGCAAATTCTGCCGGTTATCAGCCAGCAACTGCTGGAGCGTCGGGCGGCGCAGCAGCGCACCCATGGAGTGAGGCTCGGCTACAGCGACGACGACGGTATCAGCCTGCACTTCACCGATGTTCAAGACACGGCGCAGCCCGTCGCTCTGGAGGTATGA
- a CDS encoding type VI secretion system Vgr family protein — MSSGLRHFFDHSRHTLKVRNVEARLDVLAFEGQEHLSQPFTYRVEFTSTERDLAAASLLGQDARFSLHAPPLKPPPLGFSAPEVKPLRTLHGVVTGFKRQSGSNDQASYEITLQPRLALLGRGRQFRIYQHQSVPEIVESILRGRHGLEGQDFLFSLKREYPRREQVMQYGESDLAFIARLLAEVGIWYRFTSDERLGIDVIEFCDDQRLYQFGVKLPLRPQSGLGSSGQDAVWQLQSQHQVVEQQVHFRAYHHRDASAHLSGEIDQSRGATTTYGEAYHYAEPYTALGDRLDQDEDLQSESGYFYARLRHERYLNGQTQLSGVSSSATLAPGQVLKVSGGAPQAFTPGAVITGLITTAARDSSFIASFEAIPYSETVCFRPELKAKPQIAGTVPARVTSPQANDPYANIDLEGRYRVNFLFDRDSWKAGEESVWLRLARPYAGDTHGLHLPLIAGTEVAIAFEQGDPDRPYIAHAMHDSRHVDHVTLRNEKRNVLRTPANNKLRMDDTRGQEHIKLSTEHSGKSQLNLGHLVDAERQPRGEGAELRTDGHAAIRGGKGLFISADAQRRAQGPMLEMTAAVGRLQQAGEQLQALSVDAEASKADPADVQAQLNLLQKDLEQLQSAVLLLSAPQGIALTSGHHLQLAAEHHLMLNAGGQADISVVKRLFMGVGQGLSVFVRKLGIKLIANQGAVSIQAQNDKLELMARRGLEISSTEDEIRITAKKKIIFNAGGSYITLDPFSIESGTEGDYIVKSASYEYVVGAAKQVAQMPQLPPVTEYDADSLSSTVFSG, encoded by the coding sequence ATGTCCAGTGGATTGCGACACTTCTTTGATCACAGTCGGCATACGCTGAAGGTACGCAACGTCGAGGCCCGGCTCGATGTGCTGGCTTTTGAAGGCCAGGAACACCTGAGTCAGCCCTTCACCTATCGCGTCGAGTTCACCAGCACCGAACGTGACCTGGCCGCAGCAAGCCTGCTCGGCCAGGACGCCAGATTCAGCCTGCACGCCCCGCCGCTAAAACCGCCGCCTTTAGGCTTCAGCGCACCGGAGGTCAAACCGCTGCGCACCCTGCATGGCGTGGTCACCGGCTTCAAGCGCCAGTCCGGCTCCAATGACCAGGCCTCCTATGAGATCACCTTGCAGCCGCGCCTGGCCCTGCTCGGTCGCGGCCGGCAGTTCCGTATCTACCAGCACCAATCAGTGCCGGAAATTGTCGAGAGCATCCTGCGCGGTCGCCACGGACTGGAAGGCCAGGACTTCCTGTTCAGCCTCAAGCGTGAATACCCCAGGCGCGAACAGGTCATGCAATACGGCGAAAGCGACCTGGCCTTTATCGCCCGCCTGCTGGCCGAGGTCGGCATCTGGTACCGCTTCACCAGCGACGAACGCCTGGGTATCGATGTGATCGAGTTCTGCGACGATCAACGCCTCTACCAATTCGGCGTCAAGCTGCCCCTTCGGCCGCAATCCGGGCTGGGCAGCAGCGGGCAGGATGCGGTGTGGCAACTGCAATCGCAGCACCAGGTAGTCGAGCAGCAGGTGCATTTCCGGGCTTACCACCATCGCGATGCCAGCGCCCACCTGAGCGGGGAAATCGACCAGAGCCGGGGCGCCACAACGACCTACGGCGAGGCTTACCACTACGCCGAACCCTATACCGCCCTCGGCGATCGGCTGGATCAGGACGAAGACCTTCAGAGTGAAAGCGGCTACTTCTACGCGCGCCTGCGCCACGAACGTTATCTGAACGGGCAGACCCAACTCAGTGGCGTGAGCAGCAGCGCCACCCTGGCACCGGGCCAGGTGCTCAAGGTCTCCGGCGGCGCGCCGCAGGCCTTTACACCAGGGGCAGTGATCACCGGCCTGATCACCACCGCCGCCCGTGACAGCAGCTTCATCGCCTCCTTTGAAGCCATCCCCTATTCAGAAACCGTGTGCTTTCGCCCCGAACTGAAAGCCAAACCCCAAATCGCCGGCACCGTTCCGGCCCGCGTTACCAGCCCGCAGGCCAACGACCCCTACGCGAATATCGACCTCGAAGGGCGCTACCGGGTGAACTTCCTGTTCGATCGCGACAGCTGGAAGGCCGGCGAAGAAAGCGTCTGGCTACGCCTGGCCCGGCCTTACGCTGGCGATACCCACGGCCTGCATCTACCACTGATTGCCGGCACCGAAGTGGCCATCGCCTTCGAACAGGGCGACCCGGACCGTCCCTACATCGCCCATGCCATGCACGACAGCCGGCATGTGGACCACGTGACCCTGCGCAACGAAAAGCGCAACGTACTGCGCACCCCGGCCAACAACAAACTGCGCATGGACGACACCCGCGGGCAGGAGCACATCAAGCTCAGCACAGAGCACAGTGGTAAGAGCCAACTCAACCTTGGGCATTTGGTGGATGCTGAGCGCCAGCCGCGCGGCGAGGGTGCGGAATTGCGCACCGATGGGCATGCCGCGATCCGTGGCGGCAAAGGCCTGTTTATCAGTGCCGATGCCCAGCGCCGCGCGCAGGGGCCGATGCTGGAGATGACCGCCGCCGTGGGCCGGTTGCAGCAGGCCGGCGAGCAGTTGCAGGCCCTCTCCGTGGATGCCGAAGCCAGCAAGGCCGATCCGGCGGACGTGCAGGCGCAACTCAACCTGCTGCAGAAAGACCTGGAGCAACTCCAATCGGCGGTACTGCTGCTCAGCGCCCCACAGGGCATTGCATTGACCAGCGGCCACCATCTGCAACTGGCCGCTGAGCACCACCTGATGCTCAACGCCGGCGGGCAAGCCGATATCAGCGTGGTCAAGCGCCTGTTCATGGGCGTGGGGCAGGGGCTGAGCGTATTTGTGCGCAAGCTGGGCATCAAGCTGATCGCCAACCAGGGTGCGGTAAGCATTCAGGCCCAGAACGACAAGCTGGAGTTGATGGCACGCCGTGGGCTGGAGATCAGCAGCACAGAGGACGAGATCCGCATTACCGCCAAGAAGAAAATCATCTTCAACGCCGGCGGCAGCTACATCACCTTGGATCCGTTCAGCATCGAATCGGGTACCGAAGGGGATTATATCGTCAAGTCGGCGAGCTACGAGTACGTGGTAGGGGCTGCCAAACAAGTAGCGCAGATGCCACAACTTCCCCCGGTGACTGAGTATGACGCTGACTCTTTGAGTTCGACGGTATTCTCGGGATGA
- a CDS encoding PAAR domain-containing protein codes for MKGIIRVGDKTTGEGEVLSGSTTMKFGGIGVAREGDPVDCPIPGHGRTEISEGHPVFRDNGIPIAFEGHACACGCTLISSLSVAGAS; via the coding sequence ATGAAAGGCATCATCCGCGTAGGTGACAAAACAACCGGCGAAGGCGAAGTCCTCTCCGGTTCCACCACCATGAAGTTCGGCGGTATCGGCGTCGCCCGCGAAGGCGACCCGGTGGACTGCCCAATCCCAGGCCATGGCCGCACCGAAATCTCCGAGGGCCACCCGGTCTTCCGTGACAACGGTATCCCGATTGCCTTTGAAGGGCACGCCTGTGCGTGTGGTTGTACGTTGATTTCATCGCTGTCTGTTGCAGGTGCCAGCTAG